A part of Streptococcus porcinus genomic DNA contains:
- a CDS encoding 3-oxoacyl-ACP reductase, producing MTKKVLVTGVASGIGKAQAELFLNKGYQVYGVDIKPKPDLSGNFQFLQIDLSSDLAPLFQWLPSVDILLNTVGILDAYKPLLEIDMADFEKLFALNFFSMVKLTRFYLEKMLVQQRGIIINMCSIASFQAGGGGAAYTSSKHALAGFTRQLALDYARAGIQVFGIAPGAVQTAMTASDFEKDGLADWVAQETPIGRWTQAEEIADLTYFLASGKAASMQGEIVKIDGGWTLK from the coding sequence ATGACTAAAAAAGTTCTCGTTACGGGTGTAGCGTCAGGAATTGGTAAGGCCCAAGCAGAGTTATTTTTAAATAAGGGTTATCAGGTTTATGGTGTTGATATCAAACCTAAGCCAGACTTATCAGGTAACTTCCAATTTTTGCAAATAGATCTTTCGTCAGATTTAGCTCCCCTTTTTCAATGGCTACCATCAGTTGACATTCTCCTCAATACGGTTGGGATATTAGATGCTTATAAACCTCTCCTAGAAATAGATATGGCAGATTTTGAAAAACTATTTGCACTTAACTTTTTTTCAATGGTTAAGCTTACACGTTTTTATTTGGAGAAAATGCTGGTGCAACAAAGGGGGATTATTATTAATATGTGCTCCATTGCTAGTTTTCAAGCTGGCGGAGGCGGTGCTGCTTACACAAGCAGTAAACATGCTCTTGCTGGTTTCACTCGCCAATTAGCTCTGGATTATGCTAGAGCAGGGATTCAAGTCTTTGGTATAGCACCAGGTGCTGTTCAAACAGCTATGACAGCTAGTGATTTTGAAAAAGATGGTTTGGCTGATTGGGTAGCACAAGAAACCCCAATTGGAAGGTGGACTCAGGCTGAAGAAATAGCAGACCTAACTTATTTTTTAGCCTCTGGTAAAGCTGCATCTATGCAAGGGGAAATTGTTAAAATTGACGGTGGTTGGACCCTTAAATAG